DNA sequence from the Actinomycetota bacterium genome:
ACGCCGATGTGGCCGAGCTTATTCGCGGAAAGACCGGACGGGCTTACGGAAACCTGTTGCAGCTTTTGACGACGATGAAAGGCCTCCCGCTTGCCTATAATAAGGATATGCAAGAGGACAAGGAGGGTATGCTCGACTCGATAGCGACTGTGAAGAACAGCCTTATCGGCATGAAAGGCATGATTTCGACGATGAAGATACACTCCGAGGTCATGCGCCAAGCGGCTGAGGGCGGGTTTACCAACGCTACTGAGCTTGCCGATTACATGGCCGCCAAAGGAGTGCCGTTTAGGGACGCCCATCATATAACCGGCGTGATGGTCAAGAAAGCCATAGAAGAGGGTTGCTGGCTCGTCGATTTCTCAATCGAAGAGTTTCAAGAGCAGAGCCCGCTTATCGAAGACGATGTCTACGAGGTCCTCAATATAGACAATGCCGTCAAGCGGCGCAATGTCCGCGGCGGCACCGCTCCCGAGCGGGTTCGTGAACAAATCGAAAAAGCCGCTAAGCTCCTTGAAAAAGAGGAGAAATGGCTGACGGAAAAAGCCCCTTCGTGAAATGGAAAAAATTCTCCACTAATTAATTTTTTTTGGTCAGATTGTTAATACAATCGTAATATTTACCGATGACCCTATTTGCGAATATATTTTCTTAAGGGGTTTTTTGTGGATATTAGAGAACGCTGCAAGGGAAAACAGCCATTAGCGCTGAAATATCGGCTTCTGATTTTGCTTGTCGTCATGGTCTTGCCATTTGTCGGTTTCTCCATTTATAAAGCATTAGAAATCGACAAGCGCTATACCGAGGAAGCGCAACGGCAAAACATAAGCGTCGCCAAGGGCGTCGCGCACGAGGTCGACGAGTATATCGGAGCCACCGGCGATGTGCTGATATCGGTTGCCGAAAGCGACAATATCCGTAAACAGAACTTCACGGCGACCAAACCATGGCTCGACCGGATTATCGCAAAGTACCCCTATTATCACCTTATCGCGTTTGTGGATGTCCTTGGCAACGTAAAAGTAGCTTCGGTCTCCGACGTTTGGTCGAAGAGCGAGGACGCCCAAAGACTGGCGAAAACCTTAAACGTCAGCGATACCGCATGCTATACACGCGGAGTAGTCGCCGGCGATATCGCCGTGGGCGATTTTATGTACAGCAGGATAACGGGCCTTCCGGTGGTTCATGTAACATATCCCGTTTACGACTTTTCAGGAGCGAGAATAGGCTTTATCGCCGCCGGCCTCGACCTCACTAAAATACAGAATAAAATACTCCTGACCGACTCAAAAGACGTTGTCATCAGCCTTATCGACGATAAAGGCGTCTATATCGCGAGAAGCCGGGAGCACAAGAAATGGGTAGGCACAACTATTTTCGGAGACGACCGTTTTAAGAAAATGCTCGGGAAAAAAGAAGGCCTGTATGATGCGGTATCAGCGGACGGGACGATGCGGATGTTCGCGTTCGCTACCATGAAAAACGTTCCGTGGTATGCGCGGAGCGGTATCGATAAGGACGTCATCCACGAGAAGGTGATGAGAGACCTGGGCTATCATTTCGCGGTCTTTATCCCGCTGCTTCTCATAGCGATAGCCGGCTGGTTGTGGATAGGGCGAGATGTTAATAGGTTGCACAACCAGACGGAACAGTTGACACTGCGGGACCCGCTGACGGGGCTTTGGAACCATAGAAAGCTCGCGCAGGACTTCGAACGCGAACTCAAATCCGCTAGACGAAACCGTCGCGAAGCCGCCTGTCTTATGGTCGATATCGACCACTTTAAGGCCTACAACGATAACAACGGACATCAAGCCGGAGACGAAGCGCTCTGTTCGGTTGCGAACATACTCTGTTGCGCGGTGCGCGAGACCGATTTTGTCTATCGATATGGCGGCGAGGAGTTTTGTGTCCTTCTTCCAGATACGGACAAGGCAGCGGCGAGCGTTTTGGCCGAGCGCGTTCGTTCTAATGTCGAGCAGACTCGATTTGAAGGCGAAGAGAGCCGGCCCTCCGGTTGCCTCACCGTTTCCATCGGTGTCGCGGCGTATCCATGCGACGCAATCTCGAAAGACAATCTGATAAGCTGCGCCGATAAATCCCTGTATACGGCCAAGAACGACGGGCGAAACAGGGTCGCCGTCAGGTGCGGATCGGCCACCTCAGACCTGCATCGGGTCGGTTAACACAATTACAGCCGCACAGTTGTCATTGAATCCCTGTTTACCCTAGATACTCTATATGTTTTGCGATGCTGTAAATATTGTTAACCTGTTAAAGAGCCGACATAATGTATCATAATTACCAATTGTAATATGAACAATAATCAGTTATTATATAGCGGGGGCAATGGCGCTGGGCGCTCCGCGGGCTGCAAACCCGTTGGCTGACCTTAAAGCGGTTGGTGGAGGGTTCGAATCCCCCTTGCCCCCTCCATTGACGCAGGCTTAGCGGTTGCTATTCTAGGTATGATGATATGCCTTATAATGGAGGCATGAACCACCAAAACGCGAAGTTGCCGGCAATCGTAGTCGTCGCGAAGGTGCCGGCGCCGGGATTAGTAAAGACAAGACTCATCTCACCTCTTACACCGCGGCAATCCTGCGACCTTTATGCGCGCTTTCTTGAAGACACGATTAAAAAAGCCCTGAAAATACCGGAAGCCGCATTATTCCTTGCGCTAAACCTGCGCGAGCCGGGCTGTGGTTATAGCGACTTATATAGCTGCTTGACCATTCCAGACTCAATAACAATCGTTGACCAGGGGAGCGGAAGCCTGGGTGAGCGGCTTGCATACCTCAGCGAGCTGGTCTTCGCGCATGCTGATCGTCTCGTTTTCATAGGCGCCGATTCGCCGACGCTTCCCCTCGCATACATCGAAGCCGCGATAAGCGGCCTTCCGGCAAACGACCTGGTAATCGGCCCAAGCAACGATGGCGGCTACTATTTGCTCGGTCTCGCCGGTCATTACCCAGTTCTGTTTGAAGGCGTCGACTGGTCGACGGATGCTGTTTTCGAGCAGACCTTAGAGCGGGCGGCGATAGCCCGTCTTACGGTAAAGGTGTTGCCGCGATGGTACGATATCGACGATGCCGAAGACCTTCTATTGCTCGAAAAAGAACTGAGCGAAGACCCCTCGGCCGCCCCAAGTACCGCCGCATTCCTAAAAAACAAGAGCCGGTAATACCGACTAGGATGTGTCGGAGATTGAAACACAGACTATCGGATTGCTGTCAGGCGCTTCTGAGGACTGTGTGCTAGACTCTTGTTATATTACAGATATTTTTCTACCAAGAGGTGGGGTTATGGGAAATCAGGGTAACAATATCGAAGTGAGAATGCCGGATGACATGCAAGCCGGGGTATTTGCAAACAACATGGTGGTAAGCCACACAAAAGAGGAGTTTGTCCTCGATTTCATGTTTGTTGCCCCGCCGACGGGCACCATAACCTCACGGGTTATAGTTACCCCTGGGCACATGAAGCGCATATTGGCGGCCTTCAAAGAGAATGTCTCCAAATACGAGAAGGTACATGGAAAAATCGAAGCGGGTCCGGCGCCGAAGCAAAAGGTAGGCTTTCATCCCGAATAGATAGCCGCCCTTAAGGGCGCATAGTATTGGCCAAGAACGATTAATGCGGGCAGCTGAATTTTGAGCAAGGAAGTAATGGTGTCGAAAGAAGTCTTTAAAGAGGTTCTCGTTCAAGGCGTCGCCTACAATTGCGATGTCTCCGATTCGAGGTACTGGGGATATTATTCGATTTGCGGGCTCTTGATGGGCTTGCGAACGATGTATATGTCGGCCAAGGGCATCGAGCCGTGGGGCAAGGTCGACCAGGCTGAGGTGACCGCGTGGATTCAGCGCAAAGAGGCGGCATGGGAAGCGCTCGAAGGGGAGGATTTCAGGGCGCTCCATATCAACGGGACGACGTTCGACCCGTTCGATGTCGCGTTCATCAACAGGGCGCTTCGGGAAGAAGGTCTCGTATATGGGGCAGGCTATGGGCTCTTCAAAAAGCCGAGCTTTTTTCTCGCTAAGCTCGATGCTTCGAGTGTGATTCAGGGATGCAATGTCTACAGCGCCGGTAAAGAGCTGGCGCGAGACTTGTTCTGGTCGCCCGGCCAGATGCAGGGACGAGACATTTTCTTGCGCTTTGAGCCGCTCAAGATGTTGCTGTGGGACAAGTATCAAGAAGCGCAGGCCAAGAATGACCGGACGCTTGAATATGCGTTTACCGAATATGGTTTTACGCCCGGGTCGGCGCTCGACGGCGACTTTGAGGCGAGGTTCGACGAGCTTACGCGCGCGTATGCCGGAATAGTCCTCGACCATGAGATAGGAGAGTCGGTAGAGGACGTGCCCGAGTGGGGCGAGCTGCTTATGCAAGCCGATGATAAACAATCCGAGTTCTTTTTGCGGGCGGTCAAAGACCTGATAGCCGATACCTCCGATTGCGGCCCGATAAAGCGGACGATAGACGAGAAGAAAAAGGGCGATTTGAGCTTTTGCATCGCACTGATAGACCGCTTTCGTCTCAAGATGTACCCGGAGCTACGCCAGGCGTTCGACATATTTACAGGCAATGAGGATTGGCTACTCATCGATGATGCGAGAAGAACCGTCTATGCGCGCATGTTGCGGTTGAGGGACGAACTCGTCGAGTCATATAGGGCGAGTAAAGACCAGGCTGCCTTCAAGAGCAAAATAGCGGAACTCCGGCTACGGTTAGGATAATCGCGTCTATCGACAAAGTGCGATTCGAGCGATACCATGAGGGGCTTTCCGCCCAGATAATGCATATCGGCCCCTATGCCGATGAGGGACCAACCGTACAGCGAATCCTCGATTTCATACGGGAGAACGGGTTTAAGCTCAGGGGAAAACACCACGAGATATACCTGAGTGACCCTAGAAGAACCGCCTCTGAAAAACTTAAGACGGTAATCCGCCAGCCGGTAGAATAGTTGGTCGCGATTCGTTTTTTTGGGTATCAATATAGATATACCGCCGATGTAGCGGTTCTATGCGGATCATAGGCCCCACAGGAGCGCGATGATGGCGCGCACGGGCTATTAAGAACAATTGATCAAAGGGGTAGTGCTATGAAGAGATACGCTGTACTGTTGAGTATTATGCTGATTGCGGGAGTTGTTGTACTGGCGGGTTGCGGAGGCTCGGGTACGACCACCGACACCACAGCTCCGGCTTTAAATACGACCGGCACGCAGGGAGAAGCGCAGAAGAGCGCAATGGTAACGATAGAGAACTTCGCTTTTGCGCCTCCGACGATCACGATTAAAAAGGGCGGCACGGTTACTTGGACGAATAAAGATTCTGTGGTGCACACCGCCACAGCGGATGGGGGCGATTTCGACACCGGCGATATCGCGCAAGACCAGAGCGCGACCCTCACGTTTGACAAGACAGGCATATTCTCTTACATTTGCACGTACCATCCGAACATGAAAGGCACGGTTATCGTCGAGTAGCAAGCAAGCGGGACGCCGCGACGCGGCATACTTGCACTATCGATATTAGAAAGGAGATTAGTGAGCATATTTGCCACCGTTCCGAGGTTTTATGGCAAAGGCATACACATTTGGTTAGGCCCTATGCTTCTTCTCTTGCTGACAACACAATTTACGACCGGACTTTCAATGGCGAGAAACCCTGCGACCATATCCGCTCTGCATGGATTTCATACCTCCATCGGATACGTCCTGTTTGGGGTCGGGTTCGTTCATGCCTATTATGGAATCGGGCTTAGGTTTTTCGGGTTCAAATACGCAAACAAGAAGAATTCTTAAGACCAGCGCTTGCCTTTCCAGCGGCTTCGCTGGC
Encoded proteins:
- a CDS encoding GGDEF domain-containing protein; translated protein: MDIRERCKGKQPLALKYRLLILLVVMVLPFVGFSIYKALEIDKRYTEEAQRQNISVAKGVAHEVDEYIGATGDVLISVAESDNIRKQNFTATKPWLDRIIAKYPYYHLIAFVDVLGNVKVASVSDVWSKSEDAQRLAKTLNVSDTACYTRGVVAGDIAVGDFMYSRITGLPVVHVTYPVYDFSGARIGFIAAGLDLTKIQNKILLTDSKDVVISLIDDKGVYIARSREHKKWVGTTIFGDDRFKKMLGKKEGLYDAVSADGTMRMFAFATMKNVPWYARSGIDKDVIHEKVMRDLGYHFAVFIPLLLIAIAGWLWIGRDVNRLHNQTEQLTLRDPLTGLWNHRKLAQDFERELKSARRNRREAACLMVDIDHFKAYNDNNGHQAGDEALCSVANILCCAVRETDFVYRYGGEEFCVLLPDTDKAAASVLAERVRSNVEQTRFEGEESRPSGCLTVSIGVAAYPCDAISKDNLISCADKSLYTAKNDGRNRVAVRCGSATSDLHRVG
- a CDS encoding TIGR04282 family arsenosugar biosynthesis glycosyltransferase — its product is MNHQNAKLPAIVVVAKVPAPGLVKTRLISPLTPRQSCDLYARFLEDTIKKALKIPEAALFLALNLREPGCGYSDLYSCLTIPDSITIVDQGSGSLGERLAYLSELVFAHADRLVFIGADSPTLPLAYIEAAISGLPANDLVIGPSNDGGYYLLGLAGHYPVLFEGVDWSTDAVFEQTLERAAIARLTVKVLPRWYDIDDAEDLLLLEKELSEDPSAAPSTAAFLKNKSR
- a CDS encoding DUF3467 domain-containing protein, yielding MGNQGNNIEVRMPDDMQAGVFANNMVVSHTKEEFVLDFMFVAPPTGTITSRVIVTPGHMKRILAAFKENVSKYEKVHGKIEAGPAPKQKVGFHPE
- a CDS encoding GyrI-like domain-containing protein, which gives rise to MHIGPYADEGPTVQRILDFIRENGFKLRGKHHEIYLSDPRRTASEKLKTVIRQPVE
- a CDS encoding cupredoxin family copper-binding protein yields the protein MKRYAVLLSIMLIAGVVVLAGCGGSGTTTDTTAPALNTTGTQGEAQKSAMVTIENFAFAPPTITIKKGGTVTWTNKDSVVHTATADGGDFDTGDIAQDQSATLTFDKTGIFSYICTYHPNMKGTVIVE